The following proteins come from a genomic window of Phnomibacter ginsenosidimutans:
- a CDS encoding tetratricopeptide repeat protein, with the protein MANYSSRREREEMQELLRAYQNLKSGRAASFLEEEDFERIIDYFDDQENVPAALEAATLGLEHFPFAAQLMYRKADFLIAQHHFEEALAVLDKAALYDATDISLYILQTDAYLGLEQPEKAARILEESVQLFEGEERIELLFELADVYDDYEDFQKVFDCLKWILEEDPNNEEALLKICFWADFTGRSEESIRLHQWITDEHPFNELAWFNLAAAFQGLKLYEKAIDAYQYALAIDDKLDIAYRNMGDAYIRIRKYKDAIECLEKVLELSRPEEVIFEAIGHCYHKLENYPQARFYYRKASHINPDDSRIYYKIAITYYREMKFDKAIRQMEPATRIHRNQPDFNLLLGDCYTQLNKLKEAAQHYAAVVKAKPKNLRGQEALIGVLLQGEFYEEALLQSRNAFELTKGNPLFLYSNSAALFGLGKTKEALLELEHALSVHPQGFKKMVDMVPGILQVNRVIDPANAYLKKKGKK; encoded by the coding sequence ATGGCCAACTATTCAAGCCGTCGAGAACGAGAAGAAATGCAGGAACTGCTGAGAGCCTACCAGAACCTCAAGTCGGGTAGGGCAGCATCGTTTCTGGAAGAGGAGGATTTCGAACGCATCATCGATTATTTCGACGATCAGGAAAATGTGCCCGCTGCACTGGAAGCGGCCACCCTTGGGCTGGAGCATTTTCCCTTTGCAGCACAGCTCATGTACCGCAAAGCCGATTTCCTGATTGCCCAGCACCATTTTGAAGAAGCGCTGGCTGTGTTGGACAAAGCGGCGCTGTACGATGCTACTGATATTTCGCTATACATTTTGCAAACCGACGCCTATCTGGGACTGGAGCAGCCCGAAAAAGCGGCCCGCATTTTGGAAGAAAGTGTGCAGCTGTTTGAAGGAGAGGAACGGATTGAACTGCTTTTTGAGCTAGCGGATGTATATGATGACTACGAAGATTTTCAAAAAGTATTCGACTGCCTCAAATGGATACTGGAAGAGGATCCAAACAATGAAGAGGCCTTGCTCAAAATCTGCTTCTGGGCCGACTTTACCGGTCGAAGCGAAGAAAGCATTCGGCTTCACCAGTGGATTACCGATGAGCATCCGTTCAACGAACTGGCCTGGTTTAATCTGGCAGCTGCCTTTCAGGGATTGAAGCTGTATGAAAAAGCCATCGACGCTTATCAGTATGCGCTGGCTATTGATGACAAGCTGGACATTGCCTACCGCAACATGGGCGATGCTTACATCCGCATTCGCAAATACAAGGATGCCATTGAGTGCCTCGAAAAAGTACTGGAACTCAGCAGGCCCGAAGAAGTCATTTTTGAAGCCATCGGCCATTGCTACCACAAACTCGAAAATTATCCGCAGGCCCGGTTTTACTACCGCAAAGCCAGCCACATCAACCCCGACGATAGCCGCATTTACTACAAAATTGCTATTACCTACTATCGGGAAATGAAGTTTGACAAAGCCATTCGTCAAATGGAGCCTGCAACCCGTATTCATCGCAATCAACCAGATTTTAACCTGCTGTTGGGCGATTGTTACACACAGCTCAACAAACTGAAAGAAGCAGCGCAACACTATGCAGCCGTCGTAAAAGCGAAGCCTAAAAATCTTCGTGGACAAGAAGCATTGATTGGTGTATTGCTGCAAGGTGAATTTTATGAAGAAGCGTTGTTGCAGAGCCGCAATGCATTTGAACTAACCAAGGGTAATCCGCTGTTTTTGTACAGCAATAGTGCCGCATTGTTTGGCCTGGGCAAAACCAAAGAAGCCCTGCTCGAACTAGAGCATGCTTTGTCGGTGCATCCGCAGGGGTTCAAAAAAATGGTAGATATGGTGCCGGGTATTTTACAGGTAAACAGGGTGATAGATCCGGCCAATGCCTACCTCAAGAAAAAAGGCAAAAAGTAA